atattttgactttgccttcttttttctttgctaGACCTTGCTGTTTTATTAAagtgttcttgtaaaatgatatgaatgaatgaaggtgAGCTGGAGCTGATCCCACTTGACCATGTCGATCACAGAGCGCAGATATCGGCCACATGAAGTCACAGTATATGTATACTGCACGAGCATCCACGAGCAGCGTTCCGGCGCGAGAGCGTCCAAGCGGAAGTAAAAAACCTGCCTGACTGCATCCGGCTTGATTCTGCGGGATTCTGCAGCTTGACATCCAGCAGCTTCTTCTGGCGGCAGAGTTCCCACTCGGACTGCTTCATCCTCACCTCGTAGTCGTTGACGACGCCCTCCAGCAGGACCACGATGTCGTCCGCGGCGGCCGCGAGCCGCTCGGTGAGCAGCGACCTCAGCAGCGGAAGTCGAGAcgcctcttcttctttttgcagcCGCAGCAGGAAATCCTCGACCGCGGCGCTCATCCGCTGGCGAACCGACACCCGCAGAAGCTGCACGGAGCACATCGGGGCGGCTCTTTTGGAGCAGCTTTGTACAAACACTGCCGCACGCCACTGCAGTTCCGCGTCAGCAAACATACACTTCCGGTAGCGCCAGGTGGCGCTGGGGGAGCAGCGCCACTCGCAGGAAGGGAGGACAAATGACAAGCAGAACAACGTCTACCTTTCAGTGGGAGAAACTTTGACTCCGAGCTCCTCAGCTGGGCCAGGATGACCTTTGTCAACATGAAGAACATCTGACGACCTGCTTGCAGATGTTTGGAGGacatgaagatgatgaagattcAGGATGGTCTTCTTCGTTTGAACTTTGACCTTGTCTTGAAAGGAATCTATCGTCTTCTTAGCGTATTTATTTGTGTACTTTTGGAAATGGTGTAACAATAGGAATACACACCAATGACAAACAATTTATGGCAAGATAAAAGTACTGAAGTATTAAGAAAAGCTGAAAGGAAGAGCCGGGTCATGTGACAGGAAGCTCAATCAAGCGAGGCGACTCGGACTCAGACTTGACGGACGCCGTCATCAGGAGTGGCCTCTGATTGGTTGTCAGCCGACCTCGGCGCCTCCTCCTCAGAAGCACGTCTCCCTGGAGACACAAAGAAGCTGCCAATCACTCATAGCGCGACACGGTTAGCACACTAGCCGGCACACCTAGTGTCGAGCAGCTAACCATAGGAAGCCTGAGGGTTCCGCGCATCAGTGGGGAGGGACTTGGCTCGTTCCCGCTCATCTTCACACCTCGACGGAGGGCGGGCACACCTCTTCAGCGACGACCACGCCGTGTCGCCCCCACCGGGGCCGCACCGTGAGGCGGGAAGATCCAAAACCTCCTCAGAAGAACCCAATACTTCATCAGCACCTTGATTgacagccaaaaaaaacaaagtcacacCACTGCTGGAGTACTGCAGGAGTACTACAGTACAAGTACAGCAGCACTAGTAGAGTAAAAGCACTACAGTACAAGTACAGCAGAAATAAAGAAGTAGTAGTAAAGTAGAAATACAGCAAAAGTACTAGAGTAGAAGTAAAGCAGCAGCTCCCCCCATCACCTCCATCCTGGCACTCGGGTTCCGGCGCAGACGGTGCTCTCTTCAGGCGAGGAGCAGGAATTGGACCTTTGAGAGCTTCAGAAGTGGAACACTCTAGCAGGACGTCAGTGCAacacacttcctgttcctccAACAGGGGTTTGCAGAGCTGGGGGGGGGCCGGTTTGGGGATGATAGGGGGGGCGTTGGACCTGGGGGCGGCCACTGGTCCAGGTTGAGCGGCATCTGAGTTGATGTGGACACATGAAGGTGCTAGCATGAGCATGTAGCCAATATGGCTGCCAAAGTGATGATGAACTCACCCACGTGTCCATCTTCTCTGGAGGACGACTAGAAAGACAGGTGATGTCATTGTGTGCTTGTTTCAAAGAACCCCCCCATCACATCATCACTCACCTTCTGAGCCGCCATCTTCTCTTGTCGTGCCTTCATCTCAGCCAGAAGGTCAAAGGCCATGACAGGAATGCCAAGGTGACGCGGGATGGCGGGGTGGTCCGTCTCCACGTTGTCCTCgctctcttcctcctcctcggcCACTCCAGCAGAAGGCGGGGAGGTGTCGGTGTCGGAATAGCTGTGGTCCACATGTGGCGCCACAGGGGACATGGGTGGAAGCTCCTTGTTGACAGAGGATAAGGGCGGAGCAAAGGTGGGGGACACTGGCGGGGGCGGACTGACTGAGGCCATCCCGTGGCTCTTCTCTGATCGGGACGTCCGAGATTTGATCAGGTTGAAGAAACCACTCCTCCTGGATTCCCGCTTCTTTTCAGGCGCCTCCTGCGTGCTCGATGGCGTCACTTGTGCGATGGGACGTCTGAGGGTGAACAAGAATAACGTTTGGTCGGCTCGCAGCGTTCAGTGAAATGTGCAGGCTAGAAGTTCTCACTTGAAGTTGACTTTCATGATGTTCTTGGAGAAGAACTCCTCCACGCCCTCGTCAAGCTTTGCCATGATGCCCTGATGCTCCGCCCCCTCGGGTGCTGAACTGGCTGTGGCGTGCTGAAAGGAAGACACGTCAGCAAGTCTGCGGAAGGTGTCGGACATTTTGTTTGAGACCTACGGCGGCTCTGCTGGGTTTGTTCCTCTTCTTgaccctgggccgcactttggtgTGATGCTGCAGTGTCTGGTGCTCCAGGGGGGGCCGCTCCTCCACAGCAGGGACGGATGAGGGCAGAGACATTTTTTCCAGCTGGGAGGGAGGCTGGTCAACCACATGGATGGGCACCTCCTCCAGAGCCTTGTCCAGGTCAAACTCCATCTCTGAGCCACAGACAACAAGAGGGTCCTCCAAATATTTCCTTGTGGACACTTGATGCTGATAAAGACTTACCAAACGCCACCGAAATGGGCCGCAGCATCCGGACCAGAATACTCTTCCTCTTGGACTTAGCCGTCATCTGGAGGGAAAGacatttttgtcttaacatCTTCATGGAGATGATTTGACAACGAAAAGTCCAACCATGCAAGTGTCTGCGTCCTCCAGGTGACGGTCGCCTTCCTCCTCGATGCTCTCTGGATGCAGAACCGTCTCATCTAGAACCTCCGTCTCCTGAGACTCGGGACGCAGTGCGGGCTGGCCTTTCCTGGTCACATGCTCAGCCTGGAGACAGACAGAGTGAGGGACAGAAATATAAAGGGTGGGACAAAAAGACTAACCAGCGTGTGCTGCCATGTAGACAAAGAGTCCAGGATCTCGTCCACAATACGATCGGAGACGAAGGACGCCGCACTGAGTTTCACTTCACTGGTGACAGAGAACAAGCACGCCAATTAAAGGCGACGTAGCCAGACAAGGCTGAGGCTGGCGAGGCCACGCACCTGATTTTGTTAACGATATCGACGCCCGACTGCTCCAGCAGCGTGGCGGTGACAAAGCTGCAAGGGACGACCATCCTCTCGGCCCCCGCCCTCAGCAGCTCCTGACGAAGGCCACTCCTCTTAATCACGTGAGGACACAGACACTCAGCGGTGTCCAACATGGATGCCAGCATCATCTGCGGTGGATGAGAAAGGGCTCAAAGGATGCGGTCCAAAGTCCCGCCCTTTGCCTTGCTGGCGGTACCTGCAACTCATCATCCATTGTGGCTGCCACCTCTCCTGCCAGCGCTTCCAGTTTGTCCTGGATGGCACCGTGTAGGGCGCCGCCCTTCACATGGTAGAGGCTGGGGAGCAGCTGGATGGTCCAAAGAGAAAAGGAGCAACTTTCAGAATTTGGCTAGAGATCACCTGTTTCACCGTCCAGTTCAAGTCCACTTACGGTCTTGGAGTTCCTGGCATCTTTCATCAGATTCTCTGCCACCTTCATGTCGTCCTGGACCACGTGGTTCTGGGAGAACATCAGTGAGTTCAGGTGATCCTGAACCTTCACACACATGGTGTCCACCATCTACAAAGAGGTCAGAGTTCAGTCAGaaggaaagggggagggggacACGGCGCGGTGTCACCTGCCTGTTGCGTGGTGCTGGTGACGATGCCCTGCTGCAGCCGGTACGCCTGCTCCTGGAGGTACTTCCGGGTTTCATGATTCCTCAGCAGGAAGTGCTCCATCTGCATGCGAGCGCACATTGAGAGGCAGCTTTTCACACCCTGCAGCCATCTTGTGAACTCACCTTCAGCAGGGCATCTTCCGTCTTTTCCGGGTTGGTCTTGAGCGCCTGAGCAGCATCAACGATGGGAATCGGCATGAATCGGATGGTGAAGTTCCTGACGGGCACAAAAGGCGGCACATCGTTTGGATTAACCGCCGTCACGGGAAGAcgtcattcacactcacttctCCAACGCGGATGCCACTTCCTGCAGACCTTGAGGGCTGGTGTTGTTTCTGTCCCAGATGAGTGTCCTGTGGACCAGCAACACACCAGGTCACGTTAGAAGCACCAAAGAGAAAACGTGCGCAGACAGAAAGAGGCAGCATCTTTTGGCCAGCAGCGTGCGGGTCACCTGAGCTTGGTGTTAATCTGTAGTGCCTTGGCCAACATCTTGGCGCCCATGTCGCCCATGGCGTTCCCACTGATGTCCAGCTTGGTGAGAGAGGCGTTGCTGCCCAGGGCATTGAGGACGATGGTGAGCTCGCCCTTCAGCTTTGAATCTGCCAGTGACAGAGAGGTCAGCGGCTGTGGGGTGGAAAAGAATGTCAAACTTCCAGTGGCCAAGCAGGTCCAGTTGAATCGACGCGTCACTCACTGACTCTTCCTCCTGGATCATGTGGACCAGGTTGTCCAGGACCGGAGCCACATTCCTGACAGAAACGAGGAAGAAGAGTGAAGACTGAGCCGCGCTCACATGTGGCTGAGTGCTA
The DNA window shown above is from Dunckerocampus dactyliophorus isolate RoL2022-P2 chromosome 20, RoL_Ddac_1.1, whole genome shotgun sequence and carries:
- the LOC129173080 gene encoding F-actin-uncapping protein LRRC16A-like isoform X3 produces the protein MKLIKKVSVKPPERAAALCAVWEQQDSLDLGPCGGFSHQYRCVCEHLNLPYRDEVQWDVDTIYLSQDTRELNLQDFSHLDSRDLVAIVGVLEFNQWFTKLVSKDVKLSTEVCEQILRVLSRSDRLEELVLDNAGLRSDFAHKMSLALSHNPASSLHTLILSNNALEDKGVCALSGQLTKLATGLKQLNLSRNSLSPKGINFLCQALCANPSMATTLTHLELSGNSLRGDDLQNLHSFLSHDNHLQRLDLSCSDCSLEQTSASLLKGCLKRLSVLNMSKTVFSHRMKGVEMERWCKAARVTCVDRKCKEVPPSFKQFFSSSLALTAVNVSGTRLPAEALKALLLGLGCNPNLSDVSLDLSSCELRSSGSQILEGCIAEIPNISSLDISDNGLDGDLSTLLVWLAKNRSVRHLSLGRNFQNIKSKNVAPVLDNLVHMIQEEESPLTSLSLADSKLKGELTIVLNALGSNASLTKLDISGNAMGDMGAKMLAKALQINTKLRTLIWDRNNTSPQGLQEVASALEKNFTIRFMPIPIVDAAQALKTNPEKTEDALLKMEHFLLRNHETRKYLQEQAYRLQQGIVTSTTQQMVDTMCVKVQDHLNSLMFSQNHVVQDDMKVAENLMKDARNSKTLLPSLYHVKGGALHGAIQDKLEALAGEVAATMDDELQMMLASMLDTAECLCPHVIKRSGLRQELLRAGAERMVVPCSFVTATLLEQSGVDIVNKISEVKLSAASFVSDRIVDEILDSLSTWQHTLAEHVTRKGQPALRPESQETEVLDETVLHPESIEEEGDRHLEDADTCMMTAKSKRKSILVRMLRPISVAFEMEFDLDKALEEVPIHVVDQPPSQLEKMSLPSSVPAVEERPPLEHQTLQHHTKVRPRVKKRNKPSRAAHATASSAPEGAEHQGIMAKLDEGVEEFFSKNIMKVNFKRPIAQVTPSSTQEAPEKKRESRRSGFFNLIKSRTSRSEKSHGMASVSPPPPVSPTFAPPLSSVNKELPPMSPVAPHVDHSYSDTDTSPPSAGVAEEEEESEDNVETDHPAIPRHLGIPVMAFDLLAEMKARQEKMAAQKSSSREDGHVDAAQPGPVAAPRSNAPPIIPKPAPPQLCKPLLEEQEVCCTDVLLECSTSEALKGPIPAPRLKRAPSAPEPECQDGGADEVLGSSEEVLDLPASRCGPGGGDTAWSSLKRCARPPSRCEDERERAKSLPTDARNPQASYGRRASEEEAPRSADNQSEATPDDGVRQV
- the LOC129173080 gene encoding F-actin-uncapping protein LRRC16A-like isoform X2 codes for the protein MDHSELFESVRDAVGRGVKLTLRRKVQLEVKGDKVENKVLALASHRAFLLSARIPSKVEQSLSYLDIQGIHSNKARQVVLECERGPWTLRLSSLEDVDEVITHIGFCLLRICPAMKLIKKVSVKPPERAAALCAVWEQQDSLDLGPCGGFSHQYRCVCEHLNLPYRDEVQWDVDTIYLSQDTRELNLQDFSHLDSRDLVAIVGVLEFNQWFTKLVSKDVKLSTEVCEQILRVLSRSDRLEELVLDNAGLRSDFAHKMSLALSHNPASSLHTLILSNNALEDKGVCALSGQLTKLATGLKQLNLSRNSLSPKGINFLCQALCANPSMATTLTHLELSGNSLRGDDLQNLHSFLSHDNHLQRLDLSCSDCSLEQTSASLLKGCLKRLSVLNMSKTVFSHRKCKEVPPSFKQFFSSSLALTAVNVSGTRLPAEALKALLLGLGCNPNLSDVSLDLSSCELRSSGSQILEGCIAEIPNISSLDISDNGLDGDLSTLLVWLAKNRSVRHLSLGRNFQNIKSKNVAPVLDNLVHMIQEEESPLTSLSLADSKLKGELTIVLNALGSNASLTKLDISGNAMGDMGAKMLAKALQINTKLRTLIWDRNNTSPQGLQEVASALEKNFTIRFMPIPIVDAAQALKTNPEKTEDALLKMEHFLLRNHETRKYLQEQAYRLQQGIVTSTTQQMVDTMCVKVQDHLNSLMFSQNHVVQDDMKVAENLMKDARNSKTLLPSLYHVKGGALHGAIQDKLEALAGEVAATMDDELQMMLASMLDTAECLCPHVIKRSGLRQELLRAGAERMVVPCSFVTATLLEQSGVDIVNKISEVKLSAASFVSDRIVDEILDSLSTWQHTLAEHVTRKGQPALRPESQETEVLDETVLHPESIEEEGDRHLEDADTCMMTAKSKRKSILVRMLRPISVAFEMEFDLDKALEEVPIHVVDQPPSQLEKMSLPSSVPAVEERPPLEHQTLQHHTKVRPRVKKRNKPSRAAHATASSAPEGAEHQGIMAKLDEGVEEFFSKNIMKVNFKRPIAQVTPSSTQEAPEKKRESRRSGFFNLIKSRTSRSEKSHGMASVSPPPPVSPTFAPPLSSVNKELPPMSPVAPHVDHSYSDTDTSPPSAGVAEEEEESEDNVETDHPAIPRHLGIPVMAFDLLAEMKARQEKMAAQKSSSREDGHVDAAQPGPVAAPRSNAPPIIPKPAPPQLCKPLLEEQEVCCTDVLLECSTSEALKGPIPAPRLKRAPSAPEPECQDGGADEVLGSSEEVLDLPASRCGPGGGDTAWSSLKRCARPPSRCEDERERAKSLPTDARNPQASYGRRASEEEAPRSADNQSEATPDDGVRQV
- the LOC129173080 gene encoding F-actin-uncapping protein LRRC16A-like isoform X1, with amino-acid sequence MDHSELFESVRDAVGRGVKLTLRRKVQLEVKGDKVENKVLALASHRAFLLSARIPSKVEQSLSYLDIQGIHSNKARQVVLECERGPWTLRLSSLEDVDEVITHIGFCLLRICPAMKLIKKVSVKPPERAAALCAVWEQQDSLDLGPCGGFSHQYRCVCEHLNLPYRDEVQWDVDTIYLSQDTRELNLQDFSHLDSRDLVAIVGVLEFNQWFTKLVSKDVKLSTEVCEQILRVLSRSDRLEELVLDNAGLRSDFAHKMSLALSHNPASSLHTLILSNNALEDKGVCALSGQLTKLATGLKQLNLSRNSLSPKGINFLCQALCANPSMATTLTHLELSGNSLRGDDLQNLHSFLSHDNHLQRLDLSCSDCSLEQTSASLLKGCLKRLSVLNMSKTVFSHRMKGVEMERWCKAARVTCVDRKCKEVPPSFKQFFSSSLALTAVNVSGTRLPAEALKALLLGLGCNPNLSDVSLDLSSCELRSSGSQILEGCIAEIPNISSLDISDNGLDGDLSTLLVWLAKNRSVRHLSLGRNFQNIKSKNVAPVLDNLVHMIQEEESPLTSLSLADSKLKGELTIVLNALGSNASLTKLDISGNAMGDMGAKMLAKALQINTKLRTLIWDRNNTSPQGLQEVASALEKNFTIRFMPIPIVDAAQALKTNPEKTEDALLKMEHFLLRNHETRKYLQEQAYRLQQGIVTSTTQQMVDTMCVKVQDHLNSLMFSQNHVVQDDMKVAENLMKDARNSKTLLPSLYHVKGGALHGAIQDKLEALAGEVAATMDDELQMMLASMLDTAECLCPHVIKRSGLRQELLRAGAERMVVPCSFVTATLLEQSGVDIVNKISEVKLSAASFVSDRIVDEILDSLSTWQHTLAEHVTRKGQPALRPESQETEVLDETVLHPESIEEEGDRHLEDADTCMMTAKSKRKSILVRMLRPISVAFEMEFDLDKALEEVPIHVVDQPPSQLEKMSLPSSVPAVEERPPLEHQTLQHHTKVRPRVKKRNKPSRAAHATASSAPEGAEHQGIMAKLDEGVEEFFSKNIMKVNFKRPIAQVTPSSTQEAPEKKRESRRSGFFNLIKSRTSRSEKSHGMASVSPPPPVSPTFAPPLSSVNKELPPMSPVAPHVDHSYSDTDTSPPSAGVAEEEEESEDNVETDHPAIPRHLGIPVMAFDLLAEMKARQEKMAAQKSSSREDGHVDAAQPGPVAAPRSNAPPIIPKPAPPQLCKPLLEEQEVCCTDVLLECSTSEALKGPIPAPRLKRAPSAPEPECQDGGADEVLGSSEEVLDLPASRCGPGGGDTAWSSLKRCARPPSRCEDERERAKSLPTDARNPQASYGRRASEEEAPRSADNQSEATPDDGVRQV